A single region of the bacterium genome encodes:
- a CDS encoding efflux RND transporter periplasmic adaptor subunit: MKFLGWFTVRRTIALAVVAALAAGGIVTVQRLGQRRTAVRYITRPVQYADISSTVTETGTVNPVDQIQVGTQVSGTIATLGVDYNSRIKKGQVLATLDPTSFQAAVEQQSAALAATQSTAAASASSMQQAQVAVQTAQANYQQSLANLRNAQAGATKARSQLALAQTTVKRDASLLGQGYISQSQMDTDQTAAQAAQDDYAAAQAAIGVAQAQVASNLSQVRGAQQAVQTSSAQAAASSHQVTASSAQLQTAQYNLSRTIITSPVDGVVMARNVSVGQTVAASLSTPTLFTIATNLTDMQVDTSVDEADVGSVKQGNSAVITVTAYPNVTFNGTVQQVRVNPTIVSNVVTYDAVVAVHDDSGRLFPGMTAQVIINTSTRTHVLAVPLQALLFRPLQQGARPTSAGGGGAPSGGPLGGGGFGGPGGGGGGGGAGSAPVAGAPGSTVTVWVLRNGQPAPVRIVIGASDNKNVEVRSGLQEGEQVIVAALRGNRRPGQRGGQGGASGGQGGAGTTGGGTTGGGTTGGGTTGGGTTGGGRGTTPAGTP; encoded by the coding sequence ATGAAGTTCCTAGGTTGGTTCACCGTCCGCCGGACGATCGCGCTGGCCGTGGTCGCGGCGCTCGCCGCGGGCGGCATCGTGACGGTGCAGCGTCTCGGCCAGCGCCGGACCGCGGTGCGCTACATCACCCGCCCCGTGCAGTACGCGGACATTTCCTCGACGGTGACCGAGACCGGCACCGTGAACCCGGTTGACCAGATTCAGGTCGGCACGCAGGTGTCCGGCACGATCGCCACGCTCGGCGTCGACTATAACTCGCGCATCAAGAAGGGCCAGGTGCTGGCGACCCTCGATCCGACGTCGTTCCAGGCCGCGGTGGAGCAGCAGAGCGCGGCGCTGGCGGCCACCCAGTCGACCGCGGCCGCGTCGGCGAGCAGCATGCAGCAGGCACAGGTGGCGGTGCAGACCGCGCAGGCGAACTACCAGCAGTCGCTGGCCAACCTCCGCAACGCCCAGGCCGGCGCGACGAAGGCGCGGAGCCAACTCGCCCTCGCGCAAACCACGGTGAAGCGCGACGCGTCGCTGCTCGGGCAGGGCTACATCTCGCAGAGCCAGATGGACACGGACCAGACGGCGGCGCAGGCGGCCCAGGACGACTACGCCGCGGCGCAGGCCGCGATCGGCGTGGCGCAGGCGCAGGTGGCCTCGAACCTCTCCCAAGTGCGGGGCGCCCAGCAGGCGGTCCAAACCTCCTCCGCGCAGGCGGCGGCGTCATCGCACCAGGTCACCGCCTCGTCCGCGCAGCTGCAGACGGCGCAGTACAACCTGTCGCGAACCATCATCACAAGTCCGGTCGACGGCGTCGTGATGGCGCGCAACGTCAGCGTCGGGCAGACCGTCGCCGCGTCTCTATCGACACCGACGCTCTTCACCATCGCGACGAACCTCACCGATATGCAGGTGGATACGTCGGTCGACGAGGCCGACGTCGGCAGCGTGAAGCAGGGCAACAGCGCGGTGATCACGGTGACCGCCTATCCCAACGTGACCTTCAACGGCACCGTCCAGCAGGTGCGGGTCAATCCGACGATCGTTTCCAACGTCGTCACCTATGACGCGGTGGTCGCCGTCCACGACGATTCCGGGCGGCTCTTCCCCGGCATGACGGCGCAGGTGATCATCAATACGTCGACGCGCACGCACGTGCTCGCCGTCCCCCTCCAGGCACTCCTGTTCCGTCCGCTTCAGCAGGGCGCGCGGCCGACGTCGGCGGGAGGAGGCGGCGCGCCTTCGGGCGGGCCGCTCGGCGGCGGCGGGTTCGGCGGTCCCGGCGGCGGTGGTGGGGGTGGCGGCGCGGGCAGCGCACCGGTGGCAGGCGCGCCCGGGTCGACCGTGACCGTGTGGGTGCTGCGCAACGGCCAGCCGGCGCCGGTCCGCATCGTCATCGGCGCGTCCGACAACAAGAACGTCGAGGTGAGGTCGGGTCTTCAGGAGGGCGAGCAGGTAATCGTCGCCGCCCTGCGCGGCAACCGCAGGCCCGGCCAGCGCGGCGGCCAAGGCGGCGCCAGCGGGGGCCAGGGGGGTGCCGGGACCACGGGTGGCGGGACGACGGGCGGTGGGACGACCGGCGGCGGGACGACGGGCGGTGGGACGACCGGCGGCGGCCGGGGCACGACGCCGGCAGGCACTCCGTGA
- a CDS encoding ABC transporter ATP-binding protein, translating into MAIRRTPETKSDLLIEVRDMTKVYGTGDMAVHALRGVNLDVRRGEFVAIMGPSGSGKSTFMHLLGCLDRPTSGSYRLAGQEVSRLSADELAIVRSRQIGFVFQSFNLLARTSALENVELPMLYAGIARETRTARAKELLESVGLGNRLDHKPSELSGGQQQRVAIARALANGVPLLMADEPTGNLDSKSSAEIMTLFRRLNDQQGLTVLVVTHDMNVAAWSKRVVTFRDGLVLSDQGVADAVPEAVRAAVDQTHAAVRQEVRV; encoded by the coding sequence ATGGCGATCCGGCGGACACCGGAAACCAAGTCGGACCTGCTGATCGAAGTCCGTGACATGACGAAGGTGTATGGGACCGGCGACATGGCTGTGCACGCGCTCCGGGGCGTGAACCTCGACGTGCGCCGGGGCGAGTTCGTCGCGATCATGGGCCCGTCGGGGTCCGGAAAGTCGACGTTCATGCACCTGCTGGGCTGCCTGGACCGTCCGACGTCGGGCTCGTACCGGCTGGCCGGCCAGGAGGTCTCGCGCCTTTCGGCCGACGAGCTCGCGATCGTGCGCAGCCGCCAGATCGGGTTCGTCTTTCAGAGCTTCAACCTGCTGGCGCGGACGTCCGCGCTCGAGAACGTGGAGCTGCCGATGCTCTACGCCGGGATCGCCCGCGAGACACGGACGGCGCGGGCCAAGGAACTGCTGGAGAGTGTCGGGTTGGGCAACCGGCTCGATCACAAGCCGAGCGAACTCTCCGGCGGGCAACAGCAGCGCGTCGCGATTGCCCGCGCGCTCGCGAACGGCGTGCCGCTCCTGATGGCGGACGAACCGACCGGGAACCTCGACAGTAAGAGCAGCGCCGAGATCATGACCCTATTCCGGCGTCTCAACGACCAGCAGGGCCTGACGGTGCTCGTGGTGACTCACGACATGAACGTGGCGGCGTGGTCGAAGCGGGTGGTGACATTCCGCGACGGTCTGGTGCTTTCCGACCAGGGCGTGGCGGATGCGGTGCCGGAAGCGGTCCGCGCGGCCGTCGACCAGACGCACGCGGCGGTGCGGCAGGAGGTGCGCGTATGA
- a CDS encoding ABC transporter permease — MSLGLLFRVAWQALRRNATRSLLTMLGIIIGVGAVITSMAIGSGAQAAVLAQIESLGANLVVVIPGATSQGGVNLGGGSRTTLKLADATAIAAEVPSVGAAAPQSQTNAQVVAGGDNWFTQIQGSTPSWTTVRNWDVASGRFYTQAEVDQEAKVAVLGSTVAQNLFPSGSPVGQTVVIKNVPFRVLGVMTSKGQSGFGRDQDDFVMVPITTLLDRLTGQAYVGQILVSAATPEDVPGVIDATERLLRLRHHLTAVQPDDFSVRNIADIQQVRLATSQTQALLLAGIAVVSLVVGGIGIMNIMLVSVTERTREIGLRMAVGARGHDILMQFLVEALTLACLGGVIGIIMGVATAQGASVMAHWPTLISPMSVIMGFVSSLAVGVVFGYYPALRAAALDPIVALRYE; from the coding sequence ATGAGTCTCGGCCTGTTGTTCCGCGTCGCCTGGCAGGCGCTTCGGCGCAACGCCACCCGGTCGCTCTTGACGATGCTCGGCATCATCATCGGCGTTGGGGCCGTGATCACGTCCATGGCGATCGGCTCCGGCGCGCAGGCCGCGGTGCTCGCGCAGATCGAGAGTCTCGGCGCCAACCTCGTGGTCGTGATTCCCGGCGCCACCAGCCAGGGCGGCGTCAACCTCGGCGGCGGCAGCCGGACGACGCTGAAGCTCGCCGACGCGACGGCGATCGCGGCCGAAGTGCCGTCCGTGGGCGCGGCGGCGCCGCAGTCGCAGACGAACGCACAGGTCGTCGCGGGCGGCGACAACTGGTTTACGCAGATCCAGGGCAGTACGCCGTCGTGGACCACCGTGCGCAATTGGGACGTGGCGTCCGGGCGGTTTTACACGCAGGCGGAGGTCGACCAGGAGGCCAAGGTCGCGGTTCTCGGCTCGACCGTCGCGCAGAACCTGTTCCCGAGCGGTTCGCCGGTCGGCCAGACGGTCGTCATCAAGAACGTGCCGTTCCGCGTGCTCGGCGTGATGACCTCGAAGGGGCAGTCCGGCTTCGGCCGCGACCAGGACGATTTCGTGATGGTGCCGATCACCACGCTTCTCGACCGGCTGACGGGCCAGGCTTACGTCGGACAGATTCTCGTGTCTGCGGCCACCCCGGAAGACGTGCCGGGGGTGATCGACGCGACAGAGCGGCTGCTGCGGCTGCGCCATCACCTCACGGCGGTCCAGCCCGACGACTTCTCGGTCCGGAACATCGCCGACATCCAGCAGGTCCGGCTCGCCACCTCACAGACCCAGGCGCTGCTCCTCGCCGGTATCGCGGTCGTCTCGCTCGTCGTCGGCGGCATCGGCATCATGAACATCATGCTGGTGTCCGTGACCGAGCGCACGCGCGAGATCGGCCTGCGCATGGCGGTCGGCGCGCGCGGGCATGACATCCTGATGCAGTTCCTCGTCGAGGCGCTGACCCTCGCCTGCCTCGGCGGCGTCATCGGCATCATCATGGGGGTCGCGACGGCGCAGGGGGCCTCGGTGATGGCGCACTGGCCGACGCTCATCTCGCCGATGTCGGTCATCATGGGTTTCGTGTCGTCGCTCGCGGTGGGCGTGGTCTTCGGGTACTATCCGGCGCTGCGCGCCGCGGCCCTCGACCCCATCGTCGCGCTGCGGTACGAATAA
- a CDS encoding TolC family protein: MNGLVRQVAVIVIALSLSAATFAAPRPGAAFAQAPPAPPGSPPPVAPPPAAPVPSTGQPGSTVQTFTLAQAVQTALTHNPQVVASQQTLEAAQQGLILARAGYAPTVSLNANGGLGTTNSSNANFASAPLGNVTATGTTTVAGTVTVFDNGRTKALVESAQAGVASAEAALRQTEQDLALQAATQFFTVLSNEGVAAANQQVLTQAQAQLALVQAQVRAGVAPQADVIQAQAQVAQAQVAALNSDAQILTAKANLASTMGIDTTTPIEVATPTPPAPQVTVTSDQVIAAALANRPEIAKANAAVQSAQAGLDIAYVNAGPQVNIGLGAGFTPYSTEPALNNTSSYGLTGTISLPLFDAGRGRAQIAGGQASLKSAQASLASQILAIRQDAYQAYLSAVQAAANVTATQAAKAAADQALAVTQGQYRAGVGTIIAVIQAQTTAAQADVNAASAQYSYESALATLQHAEGAPIVASAGGGTP, translated from the coding sequence ATGAACGGACTGGTCCGTCAGGTCGCCGTGATCGTCATCGCGCTCTCGCTGAGCGCGGCGACGTTTGCGGCGCCTCGGCCCGGCGCGGCGTTCGCGCAGGCTCCTCCGGCACCGCCGGGGAGCCCGCCGCCGGTCGCTCCGCCGCCCGCTGCGCCCGTCCCGTCGACCGGGCAGCCGGGCTCGACGGTCCAGACGTTTACGCTGGCGCAGGCCGTGCAGACGGCCTTGACCCACAACCCGCAGGTTGTGGCCTCCCAACAGACGCTCGAGGCGGCGCAGCAAGGCCTGATCCTGGCCCGCGCCGGCTACGCGCCGACCGTGTCGCTCAACGCGAACGGCGGGCTCGGTACCACCAACTCATCGAACGCCAACTTCGCGTCGGCGCCGCTCGGGAACGTGACCGCGACCGGGACCACCACGGTCGCCGGCACGGTCACCGTATTCGACAACGGCCGCACCAAGGCGCTCGTCGAATCGGCGCAGGCGGGCGTCGCGTCGGCCGAGGCGGCCCTGCGGCAAACGGAGCAGGACCTCGCCCTCCAGGCGGCTACGCAGTTCTTCACGGTCCTCAGCAATGAAGGGGTCGCCGCCGCCAACCAGCAGGTGCTGACGCAGGCGCAGGCACAGCTGGCACTGGTCCAGGCGCAGGTGCGCGCCGGCGTGGCGCCGCAGGCCGACGTGATCCAGGCGCAGGCCCAGGTCGCTCAGGCCCAGGTCGCGGCGCTCAACTCGGACGCGCAGATCCTGACCGCCAAGGCCAACCTGGCCAGCACGATGGGGATCGACACGACGACGCCGATCGAAGTGGCGACTCCCACCCCCCCGGCGCCCCAGGTTACCGTGACGTCGGATCAGGTTATCGCCGCGGCGCTCGCGAACCGGCCCGAAATCGCGAAGGCGAACGCGGCGGTGCAGTCCGCGCAGGCCGGACTCGACATCGCGTACGTGAACGCCGGTCCCCAAGTCAACATCGGACTCGGCGCCGGCTTCACGCCGTACAGCACCGAGCCGGCGCTCAACAATACTTCGTCGTACGGCCTGACGGGCACGATCAGCCTGCCGCTTTTCGACGCGGGCCGGGGCCGCGCGCAGATCGCGGGGGGCCAGGCGTCCCTGAAAAGCGCGCAGGCGTCGCTCGCCTCGCAGATTCTCGCGATTCGCCAGGACGCGTACCAGGCGTACCTCTCGGCGGTCCAGGCGGCCGCGAACGTGACGGCGACGCAGGCCGCCAAGGCGGCCGCCGACCAGGCGCTAGCCGTGACGCAGGGCCAGTACCGTGCGGGGGTCGGCACGATCATCGCGGTGATCCAGGCACAGACGACGGCGGCGCAGGCCGACGTCAACGCCGCATCCGCCCAGTACAGTTATGAATCCGCGCTGGCGACGCTGCAGCATGCCGAGGGCGCGCCCATCGTGGCCAGCGCCGGGGGAGGCACTCCATGA